A stretch of DNA from Halorubrum sp. BOL3-1:
CGTACACGAGCGCCTGCTCGCGACATCGGCGGTACGACTTGAACTGGGCCTGCTGTTTGGCCTGCCACAGCTCACTCTCAGGATCACCGCGATCTGTGTGGAAAACTTCGATCGCACCGAGTTCGTCGAACGCTTCCGAGACGCGACGGTCAACGAACTGCGTGATCAGGTTGCGGTGGATCGGTTACCACGCCTGCTGGTCACCTAGACATCACCCGTCGTTTTCGAGAAGTGGGTCTTCGGCGTCCAGCGCGCTGACGGCGTGTTCGGTGACAGTGTTCTTGCCGACGCCCGGCAGCCCGCAGACGACAAGCGGCGGGTCTATGCTCTTTGCCGCCCCAGTCTTCGAGAGGGACTCCCCGCTCACGGTGATCGAATAAGGACTTCCTATCAACTCGACGAGGTGAGAACGTGATTTAAGTGGCTGTGTTGAATCGCTGTGAGGCGTAGATATTCACTGTTTAAGCAAGTCCTTGATGTTGTGGACCATACACATCGAGACGATTTGGTGGAACTCACGAAGCTACGACCGCGCTCGCATGGCAAAGCCGAGAGAGCGCTTTATCACCGAGTTCACGGTTTCGGTCACGGCCTCAGATCGTTCCAGCGATCCGCTCGGCCGTCAGCCCGCCGCTTATGTCGAGACGCTGCGGGTACGACGTACCGCCAGTGTGCCGTGGTACAGGATCATCAGACAGACGAACAACGCAGATCCGATCAGGAGCACGAAACTGAGCTGATCGAGTATCGGTATCGAGAGCCACTCAGCGACCTCGCCTAGCCCGACCGCCAGGCTGGCGACGAGCAGCATGATCCCGAAGTAGATAGTCACGTCATCCTCATCCACGTACGCAGTCGCACTCGATCCGATCCGCGCGCCGAGCGCGCTGCCGACGAGGAGCGCAGTGACAATCCCAAGATCGATCACGCCCGCACGCCCGTAGGTGAACGCACCGACGGCACCCGATAGTAGACCACCGAAGAGACTCGTTCCGACCGCGGCTGCTAACGACGTACCGATCACGTAGTAGATCGCGGGCATCCGAACGAACCCCCCACCGACACCTAAGAACCCGGATACTAACCCGACTCCCCCGCCGACTCCGGATATCGTCCATAACGACGCCTTGCTCCCGTCCGCGAGAGTCATCATTGGTGGGATGTCGTATGACTTGATCTTTTGTGCGACTTCAGGCACCTCGTCGTCGTCACCGTCGGTAGGCTCATCACCCGTAGTACCGGCGTCTTGGCCGTTGTCCAGCGCACTCCGCGTAAACAACACCCCAATCGCGGCCAGCAGAAGGACGTACGCGACACCGACGACAACGTTCGCGATCCCGAGAACCTCAAGCCCGAACACGAGCCGGCTCCCGAGTTCGATACCGGCGGCAATGCCGACGAACATCAACGCACCGAGCTTGTAATCCACTTGCCCGGCGTCGTGATGTTTCATCGTCGCAATAACGGCCGTCCCGAAGACGAACGTCATTGAGCTACCGATCGCAACTGGAGCCGGGTAGCCGAGTATCAGCAGCGTAGGCGTGACGAGGAACGATCCCCCCATCCCGAAAAAACCGAAGAATACGCCAACCATGAAGCCGAACGCGACGAACAGAGCGAGAAGCTCCCCGCTGAGGCCCAACAGCTCGAAGCCGGGAATCATCTCAAACAACTACGTCTCCGCGAGACGGTCGAGGACGATGGCTCCAACGGCGTCCTCGAGGGTGCCGTAGCCGACGTAGAGAAGGACTGCTTCGAGGAGCACTATCGCTATCACTGCGAGCGCTTGGAGTGACGGCGGGGAGCCAACGAGAATCTCTGTTCCCGTCATCCGATACCACCGTGGCCGTGTTCGCGGGTTCCGACATGAAGTGCGCGATTGATCTCGGCCATGTAG
This window harbors:
- a CDS encoding sulfite exporter TauE/SafE family protein; amino-acid sequence: MIPGFELLGLSGELLALFVAFGFMVGVFFGFFGMGGSFLVTPTLLILGYPAPVAIGSSMTFVFGTAVIATMKHHDAGQVDYKLGALMFVGIAAGIELGSRLVFGLEVLGIANVVVGVAYVLLLAAIGVLFTRSALDNGQDAGTTGDEPTDGDDDEVPEVAQKIKSYDIPPMMTLADGSKASLWTISGVGGGVGLVSGFLGVGGGFVRMPAIYYVIGTSLAAAVGTSLFGGLLSGAVGAFTYGRAGVIDLGIVTALLVGSALGARIGSSATAYVDEDDVTIYFGIMLLVASLAVGLGEVAEWLSIPILDQLSFVLLIGSALFVCLMILYHGTLAVRRTRSVST